The genomic stretch ACATTATTCAATCTCTGATTACTTTTCACCTCCTCAGAACCATTCAGGAGATCAATAATAGAAAATATCAGGAATAATGTACCCAACAGATATAGCGCAGGAAAAAACCTTGTAAATCCTGAATTTTTTTCAAATAAATTATCATGAAACTGGCTGGCAGCAAAAACCTCTCTTTTTTTCTTTCTCCATTTTAAAAAACGAATCAAAAAGGAAGCTAACAGCGGCAGTAGCAACAGTAAAAATAAATACCAGTAATTCCCTAAAGACCAACTCATCAGCTTAAAATTTTATAAAATACCCATCTCATTAATGCATCCAGCACCAGCATCGCCAAAGCTGCCCAAAGAAATATTTTGAAATACTCTTCATAGTTATACAGCTTCGATATTTTCACATCAGATTTTTCCAGCTGGTTAATCTCATTATATACTTCTTCAAGACTGCTGTTGGAAGTTGCTCTGAAATATTTCCCACCAGTAGTCTGGGCAATTTCTCTCAATGTGTTTTCATCAATAGTTACCTCAGCTTCGGTAAAAATAAGGTCCCCGAAAAAGTCTACGGCTGTTGGCATCAGGGCATATCCGTTTGTACCAATCCCAATGGTATATACTTTTATATTATTATTTTTTGCCAGTTCTGCAGCAAGTTGTGGCGGAATCGCATTTTCAATATTACTTACCCCATCAGTCATCAGAATGATCACCTTACTTTTGGCTTTACTTTTAATTAAATGGTTTACAGCTACGGAAAGACCTTCTCCAATTGCTGTTCCCGGTTCAAGACCAGTAGAATTCAGGTTTTTGATCTCATCAATCACTACCTGATGATCTGATGTAACCGGAACTTTGGTAAATGCCTCTGCCGCATACGCCACCACTCCTATCCTGTCATTTGGGCGTTTCTGAACAAATTTAACCGCAATATCCTTAAGGGCAGTAATACGGTCCGGATTTAAATCTTTTGCCAGCATGCTGAGTGAAACATCAATAGACAGCATAATATCTACTCCTTTTGTATCATCTCTATCTTGCGAAACTGTAAAGGTTCTAGGTCTTGCCATGGCAATAATAAGCGCTGAAAGAATGATATACTTTGATATCTTCAGTAAGAAAAGAATCCCTTGTATACCACCGCCAGTTCCCATATTTTTTATGGTAGGAACTTTTATGCCTTTTCTTTTCTTTTTACCCGCATCTTTTATAATAAGAGGAATAAACAGCAGAAAAAGCAGTAAAAACCACGGACTGTAAAACTCAAAATTAAACATCCTTTCTTAAGTTTTCGAATTCTAAATCTTTGGAAGATCTTTTCACAAAGTCTCTAATGTCTGCAAAGTCTTTCTCCATAATTACCTGATCCGGGAATGTTTTGGCGAATTTCACCAGATCTCCTCTCAGGAATACTTCTTCAATAATTTTCTCATTATCCTGAGAAATCGTATTGTTTTTTTTCAGAACATCAATAAGATCATCCGTTAAAAGAACATCTGCCGGAAGATGGTATTGTTTGGTAATAAAATTTCTTGATATTTCAATAAGCTCCACATAAAAGGAACGGAAATTACCTCCTTCAATGTACTTTTTCTTTTTAAGGGAATCCAATTCTTTCAGGGTTTGATTGGTCGCTACTACCGGCGAGCTCTTCGCTTTTCTTCCCCATTTTACAATGATAATGATGGCGATAATCAGAGCGATGGCCGCCAATGCTGCAAGAATATAGAATTTGTACAGCTCCCAATAGTCTTTGGCTTCAAGCTTCACCTCTTTATTTTTCATGATATCATTAATCTGATCGGCTTTCTGAGCCGTATTAATGACTTCTATTTCGTAAGGAATGGTTTTAAGTATTTTATCTCCTACTTTAAACTCCAGTTCCGGAATGGTAAACTTTCCTTCTTCAAAAACAGCAAATTCAATTTTTCTTTCGTACGAATTGGCATTTTGGCCAATACTGTCCTTGGTTTCCTCAAAGTGAAAAGGTAACAATTCATTTTTGGCTGCAGAACTTACCTGCTCGTCATGGAGATTATCAATCTTTATGACAAGGTGGTTTATTTCTCCCAAAGCAATAGTTTTCTTCTCTACATTGGAGGACAATATCTGTGAAAAAGCATTTACACAGATTAGAAAAGGCAGTATTAAAAGTATTTTTCTCAATGTTAAATAATAATAAAGGCTAAGCCTGAGGTTTTATTAGCGGGCAAAACCCACTGTTATTTTTTCTGAAAATAATTATACAACAATTTTGAATAATCTGAACCGGTATTTACATTCATAAAACTGGCAGAACTGTTGGAAAAATCTTCTTCCAATGCTCTTAATTTTTGCTTTTGAGCTTCGGCAAAGGTATATCTCCATCTTGCACTGGAGGTATTGGCCCATATTTCTTTTCCTGTTTCCACATCATATAATAAAGTATAGCCCACATCTGGAATTTCATTGTCTTTCTCATCATATATTCTTAGTCCCAGCAACTGATGTTTCTTGGAAGCTACTCTCAGCATTTTAGAATCATATTCATCCTGAAAATCTGAAAATAAGAATACCAGAGATTTCCTTTTAAAAATTCCCATCATATATTCCAACGCTTTGTCTATTTTAGATTCTGCCGGGACATAGTCTGCTGTAAGAATATTACTGATGATAGAAAGGATATGTTTTCTTCCTTTTTGAGGAGGAATTACTTTATATACTTTATCTGCAAAAAGGATCAATCCAACCTTATCATTATTTCCGGCTGCTGAAAATCCCAGGCTGGCTGCAATTTCCGCCACATATTCTCTTTTCAGCTGGGCTTTTGTTCCATAATCCATAGAAGCCGAAATATCTACCACAAGCATCATGGTCAGCTCCCTTTCTTCTTCCATTACCTTCACAAATGGTTCTCGGAAACGAGCGGTCTTATTCCAGTCGATTCTTCTGATCTCATCACCAAACTGATAGGGACGGACTTCTGAAAAAGTCATTCCCTGCCCTTTGAAGGCACTGTGATATTGCCCCATCAAAGCAGCTTCCGTTTTTTTTCGGGTACGGATTTCTATCTGCTTTACTTTTTTTACAATATCTTTTATCTGCATAGAGGGTTTTAAGTTTAAACTTTTGGGGTTAAGGTTTTTCGGGATTGGAGGTAAAAATTTTGAGATATTTGTAGTACACAATTATACCTTCAAATTTATTTTTTTGATTATTACTTAAACTCAATAGATACGTTCAGCCATTCGTCATCAAATTTCGGATTGTATTTTTTATAAAAATTGATAGCAGGTTCATTCCAATTCAGCACTTGGAAAACCATACCGCTGTATGCATTATTTTTTCCATGTTCTACTGTAGCATCAAACAGAAGTTTTCCTATCTGTTTTCCTCTCATTCTTTCGGTAACTACCAGATCTTCAAGATAAAGCCTTCTTCCTTTCCAGGTTGAATATCGGTCATAGTATAATGAGATTCCTACAATTTCACCATTCAGTTCTGCAACAAAAGCTCCCCAGACTGGTGATTTCCCAAAACCATCTTCTGTAAACTCCTCTAGCGTTACAGTTACTTCATGTAATGCTTTTTCGTATTCTGCAAGTTCTTTAATTAATTCCAGCATGGAAGCACAGTCCTCCTGAATGGCTCTTCTAATTATAACATCACTCATTATGGGGCCTGGATTTTTGCTAAAATTCTATTAATAATTTCTTCTGTTGAGATCTCTTCTGCTTCCGCTTCAAAAGTTAAGCCCATTCTATGTCTCAATACATCTTTAGCTAAAGCTTTTACATCTTCAGGAATTACAAAAGCTCTGCCCTTTAAGAATGCATAAGCTCTTGAAGCAATAGCAAGATTGATGGAAGCTCTTGGAGAAGCTCCGAAACTGATATAATTTTTAAGTTCAGAAAGTCCGTAATTCTCAGGATAACGGGTTGCAAAAACCATATCCAGAATATACTTTTCTATTTTTTCGTCCAAATAGATCTGATTTATGATTTCTTTTGCATCAATAATATCCTGAAGTGAAATTACCGGTTTTACCGTTGGCTGGTGAGAAGTGGAAACCATTCTCATCACCTGTCTTTCGTCTTCAAAAGCAGGATAATCTATAGTACATTTCAGCATAAAACGGTCACTTTGTGCTTCCGGTAACAGATAAGTTCCCTCCTGATCGATTGGGTTCTGAGTAGCCAGGACCAAAAATGGTTTTGGAAGCTTCATGGTTTCATCCCCAATCGTCACCTGCTTTTCCTGCATCACTTCTAAAAGCGCTGACTGTACTTTTGCAGGGGCACGGTTGATCTCATCCGCAAGAACAAAATTTGCGAATACCGGACCTCTTTTTATAGAGAAATCATTGTCTTTGATATTATAAATCATGGTTCCCACAACGTCCGCCGGAAGCAAATCCGGCGTAAACTGAATTCTTGAGAACTCACCATGAACTGCATCTGCCAGTGTTTTGATGGCTAAGGTTTTTGCCAGTCCCGGAACTCCTTCCAAAAGGACATGACCATTTCCTAAGAGTCCTACCAGTAGGCGGTCTATCATGTATTCCTGTCCAATAATCACCTTGTTGATTTCCTGTCTCAGAAGAGAAAATAAGTAGTTTTTTTCTTTTACTTTTTCCGTCAACTGACGGATATCCTCGGCTTGATATGTATCTGACATAACTTGATTTAAAATAAGTGGTAAATTTCTGATAAATACTTGCATTAATCAACATAATCAATGCCATTTTTGAGTTAAAGTTTGTTAAATGTTCCGGGTTTAACAGGATATTTTGAATTCAAAATAAATTTCATTGCGATAATTCTATCGCCCCATTTAATCTTTTATATTATAATTCAATCTATTATAAAAAGTGTTGTGGTAAATAATCGCCACAACACATTTATAATAATTTGTACACTAGAGTTTATTTATAATTTATCAGAATAAAAACCAATAATTTACTATTCATAAGCGATATCCGAAAATTCTATTTTTTTTATTTCCGGCTTATTTAAAATAACATTCTGAATGATGGTATTTATTTCATTAAACCTTTTACCATTTGAGCAAAACCACCTTTCATCACGATTGTGTATATATTTTACAGAAAAATTTTCTATAAAAAGTTCATCATATATTTTAGGATTAGTCCCCCATGTAGAGCAATCAATTTCATGGGGAAAACTTTGAAATTGATTTTCGGAAAATGCCTTTACTATTTTCCCTTTTTCATTTTCTGTTAATATTATTTCTATTTTGATGGTATCATCACTATATCTTCTTTCAAAAATATGAGTTTTTGAATTGTAGCTATCAGTTAAACTTTCATAACCAAATGAAGAGTCAGGATTCCATTTTACTTTTCCATTACAAGAAGCCAGAAACAACAAACAACAGATCACTAAAAAGACATTAGAATTTATCATGTATTCCTTTTACACAGAATTATAGCTTTGTAATATTAATTGTAAAGGCACCTTCCGGCATATCTACCGAATCTTCATAAGACCCTACATTGATATAATATTCTGTTCCTGCAATTGTTGTAATGGTCATTGTTTCAGCAGAGCCTCCACCCCCATTATCCTGTGTACCTACACAAACCAAACTACTACAACTTCCGCTAAACACTCCTATTTTAGGATCAAAAGAAGCTGCGGAAGGAGTAACTTTGATCGTATACTGACTGCCATCTCCCGTAAACTTAAACCATAAACCATCATTCATTCCATCATTAGCACATGCTAATATAAATCCAGCATTATTAGTGGAAGACATTCCATCAGCCTGTGTATAAGCATAAGGAAACGCAGAAACTTGTAAAGCTCCGGAACATGCATCATTTACAGGCACAGGAGGAATGGTTTTAAAAGTATAATCCGCACACCCGGCAGACTCCCCATTGGCAGAAACAGCTGTAACCTTTAAATAATAATTAGTATCATTATTGAGAACAATAGATGGAGAAAGATTATAGCCTGCTCCATTTACAGTTTGATGGTTGATTACGTCTATGCCTCCAGGGGTTGTACCTAAGGATACCCTGTAAGAAGAAGCTCCCGTTACCGGTTGCCAGGTAATATTAGGTGACAAAGAAACAAATTGGGCATTATTTGCCGGAGAAATTACAAAAGGACAGCCTGGAGTAAGATTAGCATTCAAACCTGAAATCGTTACTGCAGATTTATAATCAACTCTTATCCCTCCCGGTGGAGATGCCGGATCAACAACAGCCCGATCACCTTTGTAAACAAGGGTTGAGTTCTGTAAGTATGGATAAACACGAAAGGCTTCGTCAAAATTATTAATATCAATACTTGGGGAATTTTCTTTTGCAGCCACTACCAGATTATCAATATTGTTATAAGCAAAAGGAGTTGTAAAAACTATTTCAACTTTATTCCCGCTTTTAGT from Chryseobacterium indologenes encodes the following:
- a CDS encoding DUF58 domain-containing protein, with protein sequence MQIKDIVKKVKQIEIRTRKKTEAALMGQYHSAFKGQGMTFSEVRPYQFGDEIRRIDWNKTARFREPFVKVMEEERELTMMLVVDISASMDYGTKAQLKREYVAEIAASLGFSAAGNNDKVGLILFADKVYKVIPPQKGRKHILSIISNILTADYVPAESKIDKALEYMMGIFKRKSLVFLFSDFQDEYDSKMLRVASKKHQLLGLRIYDEKDNEIPDVGYTLLYDVETGKEIWANTSSARWRYTFAEAQKQKLRALEEDFSNSSASFMNVNTGSDYSKLLYNYFQKK
- a CDS encoding BatD family protein; the encoded protein is MRKILLILPFLICVNAFSQILSSNVEKKTIALGEINHLVIKIDNLHDEQVSSAAKNELLPFHFEETKDSIGQNANSYERKIEFAVFEEGKFTIPELEFKVGDKILKTIPYEIEVINTAQKADQINDIMKNKEVKLEAKDYWELYKFYILAALAAIALIIAIIIIVKWGRKAKSSPVVATNQTLKELDSLKKKKYIEGGNFRSFYVELIEISRNFITKQYHLPADVLLTDDLIDVLKKNNTISQDNEKIIEEVFLRGDLVKFAKTFPDQVIMEKDFADIRDFVKRSSKDLEFENLRKDV
- a CDS encoding AAA family ATPase — its product is MSDTYQAEDIRQLTEKVKEKNYLFSLLRQEINKVIIGQEYMIDRLLVGLLGNGHVLLEGVPGLAKTLAIKTLADAVHGEFSRIQFTPDLLPADVVGTMIYNIKDNDFSIKRGPVFANFVLADEINRAPAKVQSALLEVMQEKQVTIGDETMKLPKPFLVLATQNPIDQEGTYLLPEAQSDRFMLKCTIDYPAFEDERQVMRMVSTSHQPTVKPVISLQDIIDAKEIINQIYLDEKIEKYILDMVFATRYPENYGLSELKNYISFGASPRASINLAIASRAYAFLKGRAFVIPEDVKALAKDVLRHRMGLTFEAEAEEISTEEIINRILAKIQAP
- a CDS encoding VWA domain-containing protein codes for the protein MFNFEFYSPWFLLLFLLFIPLIIKDAGKKKRKGIKVPTIKNMGTGGGIQGILFLLKISKYIILSALIIAMARPRTFTVSQDRDDTKGVDIMLSIDVSLSMLAKDLNPDRITALKDIAVKFVQKRPNDRIGVVAYAAEAFTKVPVTSDHQVVIDEIKNLNSTGLEPGTAIGEGLSVAVNHLIKSKAKSKVIILMTDGVSNIENAIPPQLAAELAKNNNIKVYTIGIGTNGYALMPTAVDFFGDLIFTEAEVTIDENTLREIAQTTGGKYFRATSNSSLEEVYNEINQLEKSDVKISKLYNYEEYFKIFLWAALAMLVLDALMRWVFYKILS
- a CDS encoding GNAT family N-acetyltransferase codes for the protein MSDVIIRRAIQEDCASMLELIKELAEYEKALHEVTVTLEEFTEDGFGKSPVWGAFVAELNGEIVGISLYYDRYSTWKGRRLYLEDLVVTERMRGKQIGKLLFDATVEHGKNNAYSGMVFQVLNWNEPAINFYKKYNPKFDDEWLNVSIEFK